The window CGAGTGGGCCGAGAGAAGAGACGCCAGCGTCCGGGGTCGAAAACACCGAAAAGTAGCAGATACCGACCGCAAGGATGAGGGCGAGAAGCCAGTCGGTGGATAGTCCCCTGTGACGAAGCGCAGCCATTCGTTCGGGTTATGGCGTGGAAAAGATAAGCACGGTGATTCGGACGAGTCGGTCACTCTCCCGTTGCCGATAGCGGAACCGTGTCCACGGTTAGCGGTGACACCCTCTACTCCTTGGGGGTGACTCGATAGGGTAACCCGAGGATACAACCCCTCTATCGTCGTGTTCGTCCATCAACCGTTGTAGCAGCTACGGCTCGATTATGAAGTGGTTCACAACCCCTGTACCATCGCCGCGGCAGCCTTCGACCCGAGTTACGTGGACCAACGTGGGAGAGAATCACTTCTTCGACCAAACTTCCCGAACTATTCTATTTTATCGGATAACTAACCGGAGTTTACTGTCGTCAGTTATTCCAAAAGGTTCGACATTCGTGTTCGTCGAAACGGAGACGGAGGTAATAATCCGACTATCGGTGGTTTCAGGGAGGTATGATGACACAGCCATAAATGACAAATTTAAATCACAGTCGTGGGCAACGATTCACCGGAAAAACGATTACAATCGGACACATGAAATCGAGCAAAATGAGGAAAAACGAATTAGAAGCTGAATAGCAAATAGTACTCCTCCTCTGCTGTAACCTGTATGTCCAAAAATACACGCAGAACGTTCCTCAAGGCGGTGGGTATCGCCGTCGGTACTGCAGGGGTCGTCAGTGCGAACACAGCCAGCAAAAATCGTGCCGAACCTCTCACAGTGCAAGATGAGCTCGCGGACACTGATTCGGTGGAAACGCACGCAACTGGCTGGCGATATGGCCCTGTCGGGAGAATGCAGTCGTCTCCGGCGGTCGGCGACGGATTGGTCTACCTCGGCTCGGATGATGGTACCCTCCGTGCGATCGATTGTTCGACCGGAACGCTCGCGTGGGAAAACGATTCCGCTGGAACGAAAGACCATCTCGGCCTCACCTACTCGGATGGCGGCGTGTACGTTGGTGGTGAATACGACAACGACGAATATCAACTGTCCAGCTACGTGGCCGACACCGGCGAACTCGATGACCAGAAGAGAGTTCAAAACGGACCGGTTCAGTCGCCGATCGTCGCCGGCGGAACCGCCTACTATCCGACTGACAACCTGACGTCGGGGGAAGTATTGTACGCTGTCGATACCGAAACAGGTGAGACCAGATGGACGTTTAGCGTCGACGACTGCGGTTCCGGCGTGACCAGTGCTATCACGGAAGAAGATGGTCAAATCTTTATCGCCCACGACCTGACGGTCTGGGCACTTGACGCGGACGACGGGGAAGTCCTGTGGTCGTACGAAGACAACAATTATTCGGCCATCGGCGGCCTCTCGGTCGCCGACGGAAGCCTCTACGTCGGCGTGTCACGCGACTCATCCGTCGAAGACGCCCCGAACGTCATCGCGCTCGACACGGACGACGGAGGGGTCAAGTGGTGGGAGTCGGTAGGCAACTACGAAATTGCCCAGCACGTGACCGCGACCGAGGACCATCTCTTCCTCAGTATGTATTCCGATTCGAGTTTCTATCTCGTCGCGATCAGTACGCACGATGCTCTCCAAGAGTGGGAGTTCAAAGCCGAGAACGGCAACTTCGTGCCAGAATCGACCGCCGAGGACGGAAGCGTTTACGTTGGATACGGTCCGCAGGTCACTGCCTTCGATGCCGCTACTGGTGCGAAACAGAAGACGTGGCAGACGACTGGTGACGCATACGGCGCGCCAGTCGTC of the Haladaptatus caseinilyticus genome contains:
- a CDS encoding PQQ-binding-like beta-propeller repeat protein, which translates into the protein MSKNTRRTFLKAVGIAVGTAGVVSANTASKNRAEPLTVQDELADTDSVETHATGWRYGPVGRMQSSPAVGDGLVYLGSDDGTLRAIDCSTGTLAWENDSAGTKDHLGLTYSDGGVYVGGEYDNDEYQLSSYVADTGELDDQKRVQNGPVQSPIVAGGTAYYPTDNLTSGEVLYAVDTETGETRWTFSVDDCGSGVTSAITEEDGQIFIAHDLTVWALDADDGEVLWSYEDNNYSAIGGLSVADGSLYVGVSRDSSVEDAPNVIALDTDDGGVKWWESVGNYEIAQHVTATEDHLFLSMYSDSSFYLVAISTHDALQEWEFKAENGNFVPESTAEDGSVYVGYGPQVTAFDAATGAKQKTWQTTGDAYGAPVVTDNAIYQNTIDGYVHKFNRDE